A window of the Euzebya pacifica genome harbors these coding sequences:
- a CDS encoding TlpA family protein disulfide reductase — protein sequence MSTTSSKRERQKARRAERLAEEQAEERRAGMRNRLVTVIGAVVALAVVVGVGILLVQGSDASLGVPAATADDGSVLPDIPQAGADPAIGTEAPVVVGYEPDGTALAIGGEGAPQAVVFMAHWCPHCQEELPLIGDWVADGQLADGVQLVAVSTLHDPARPNWPPDEWLASEDFPGEVLVDSDGAAAEAWGLSGTPMWVFTDADGTVVARYSGQIDAERFAEATALAAGPAA from the coding sequence GTGAGCACCACCTCCAGCAAGCGCGAACGCCAGAAGGCCCGCCGGGCCGAACGGCTGGCCGAGGAACAGGCCGAGGAACGTCGTGCCGGCATGCGCAACCGACTCGTGACCGTCATCGGCGCCGTCGTGGCGCTGGCGGTCGTCGTCGGCGTCGGCATCCTGCTCGTCCAGGGGTCGGATGCGTCCCTCGGGGTGCCGGCCGCGACCGCCGACGACGGTTCCGTCCTGCCCGACATCCCCCAGGCCGGCGCCGACCCGGCGATCGGTACCGAGGCCCCCGTGGTCGTCGGGTACGAGCCGGACGGGACGGCCCTGGCGATCGGCGGGGAGGGCGCCCCGCAGGCCGTCGTCTTCATGGCCCACTGGTGCCCCCACTGCCAGGAGGAGCTGCCCCTGATCGGCGACTGGGTGGCTGACGGGCAGCTGGCCGACGGCGTGCAGCTGGTTGCCGTGTCGACCCTGCACGACCCGGCCCGTCCGAACTGGCCACCGGACGAGTGGTTGGCGTCCGAGGACTTCCCCGGTGAGGTGCTGGTCGACAGCGACGGCGCCGCGGCCGAGGCCTGGGGCCTCAGCGGCACGCCGATGTGGGTCTTCACCGACGCCGACGGCACGGTCGTGGCCCGCTACAGCGGCCAGATCGACGCGGAACGCTTCGCCGAGGCAACCGCCCTGGCTGCCGGGCCAGCCGCGTAG
- the ndk gene encoding nucleoside-diphosphate kinase has protein sequence MATESTLILIKPDGVRRGLIGEVVRRIERKGLTIDKMELRTLERETAEEHYGEHRERPFFGELVDFITGGPLVALVVTGESAIAAMRQLAGATNPLESAPGSIRGEFATEIGENIIHGSDSPESAEREIKIFFP, from the coding sequence ATGGCTACCGAATCCACTCTGATCCTGATCAAGCCCGACGGTGTCCGTCGGGGCCTCATCGGCGAGGTCGTTCGCCGCATCGAGCGCAAGGGGCTGACCATCGACAAGATGGAGCTGCGCACCCTCGAGCGCGAGACCGCCGAGGAGCACTACGGCGAGCACCGTGAGCGCCCGTTCTTCGGCGAGCTCGTCGACTTCATCACCGGCGGTCCGCTGGTCGCCCTCGTCGTCACCGGCGAGTCCGCCATCGCTGCCATGCGCCAGCTGGCCGGCGCCACCAACCCGCTGGAGTCCGCTCCGGGCTCGATCCGTGGCGAGTTCGCCACCGAGATCGGCGAGAACATCATCCACGGCTCGGACTCCCCCGAGTCCGCCGAGCGCGAGATCAAGATCTTCTTCCCGTAG
- a CDS encoding disulfide bond formation protein B, whose product MTVAVTWLFTLLTLLCWVGVLVVALTDRGKAVITRPGVAVGIAASVTGTATLGSLYLSEVAGYVPCELCWVQRIFMYSLAVITTTAVLRRRDDVFTYAVPLAGLGLLTSTWHVIVQRSPAAGVTCDPNNPCSAIWVERLGFITIPIMAGTAFLVVLVLGVALWGQRRNALGEVSTTTHPREEQIL is encoded by the coding sequence ATGACCGTCGCCGTTACCTGGTTGTTCACGCTGCTCACCCTGCTCTGCTGGGTGGGTGTGCTCGTCGTTGCCCTGACCGACCGGGGCAAGGCCGTCATCACGCGGCCCGGCGTCGCCGTCGGGATCGCGGCGTCCGTCACCGGCACCGCCACGCTCGGCAGCCTGTACCTCTCCGAGGTCGCCGGCTACGTCCCCTGCGAGCTGTGCTGGGTCCAGCGCATCTTCATGTACTCCCTGGCCGTGATCACCACGACCGCCGTGCTCCGGCGACGTGACGACGTCTTCACCTACGCCGTCCCCCTGGCGGGCCTGGGGCTGCTGACGAGCACCTGGCACGTGATCGTGCAGCGCAGCCCGGCAGCCGGCGTGACCTGCGACCCGAACAACCCGTGCTCGGCGATCTGGGTCGAACGGCTCGGGTTCATCACCATCCCGATCATGGCCGGCACCGCCTTCCTGGTGGTGCTGGTGCTCGGCGTTGCCCTCTGGGGCCAACGCCGCAACGCCCTGGGCGAGGTGTCCACCACGACCCACCCACGCGAGGAGCAGATCCTGTGA
- a CDS encoding aminotransferase class I/II-fold pyridoxal phosphate-dependent enzyme yields the protein MTDLPAPGRSTRSVHLTEHVDPATGSIIAPVHTNSAFAYADVPSWRAAALGETPGHIYARNSNPTTDRFEAKMAALEGTAAATSFGTGMAAISTTLMALLGPGRRAVTVTDTYGGTHLMFSQILPRWGVDCVVVDTDDHEALEAAIAEGCDLLYLETPTNPTLKVLDIARLSAAARAVGAVTVVDNTFATPINTRPVEYGADIVLHSASKFLGGHGDVLGGVVCGSEELVHRVYALREIIGTGMDPHVAAMFLRSLKTLGLRVERHNATAQAVAEHLAAHPAVERVAYPGLPDHPGHDIAASQMEGFGGVLSFSLVGGMPAVEKVCAELEYAYLAANLGQVETIAGPPATTSHVELTDAERAEAGIPEGLIRYSVGIEDTADLIADLDRALSAL from the coding sequence ATGACCGATCTTCCCGCCCCCGGCCGTTCCACCCGCTCGGTGCACCTGACCGAGCACGTCGACCCCGCCACCGGCAGCATCATCGCGCCGGTGCACACCAACTCGGCGTTCGCCTACGCCGACGTGCCGTCGTGGCGCGCGGCGGCACTCGGGGAGACGCCGGGACACATCTATGCCCGCAACTCCAACCCGACGACCGACCGGTTCGAGGCCAAGATGGCGGCGCTGGAGGGCACCGCGGCCGCCACCAGCTTCGGGACGGGCATGGCGGCCATCTCCACCACGCTGATGGCGTTGCTCGGACCCGGCCGTCGGGCCGTGACGGTCACCGACACCTACGGCGGCACCCACTTGATGTTCAGCCAGATCCTCCCGCGGTGGGGGGTTGACTGCGTCGTGGTCGACACCGACGACCACGAGGCGCTGGAGGCCGCGATCGCCGAGGGCTGCGACCTGCTGTACCTGGAGACGCCGACCAACCCGACGCTGAAGGTGCTCGACATCGCCCGCCTGTCGGCGGCCGCCCGTGCGGTCGGCGCCGTCACCGTGGTCGACAACACCTTCGCCACCCCGATCAACACACGGCCGGTGGAGTACGGGGCCGACATCGTGCTGCACTCGGCCTCGAAGTTCCTCGGCGGTCACGGCGACGTGCTCGGCGGCGTGGTGTGCGGCAGCGAGGAGCTGGTCCACCGCGTCTACGCCCTGCGCGAGATCATCGGCACCGGCATGGACCCGCACGTCGCCGCCATGTTCCTGCGGTCGCTGAAGACCCTCGGCCTGCGGGTCGAACGGCACAACGCCACCGCCCAGGCCGTCGCCGAGCACCTGGCCGCCCACCCGGCCGTCGAGCGGGTCGCCTACCCGGGCCTGCCCGACCACCCCGGCCACGACATCGCGGCCAGCCAGATGGAGGGCTTCGGCGGCGTCCTGAGCTTCTCCCTCGTCGGTGGCATGCCGGCCGTGGAGAAGGTCTGCGCGGAGCTGGAGTACGCCTACCTCGCCGCCAACCTCGGCCAGGTCGAGACCATCGCCGGACCGCCAGCGACGACCAGCCACGTGGAGCTCACCGACGCCGAACGGGCGGAGGCCGGCATCCCCGAGGGGCTGATCCGCTACTCCGTCGGCATCGAGGACACGGCTGACCTGATCGCCGACCTCGACCGCGCCCTGTCGGCCCTCTGA
- a CDS encoding M20/M25/M40 family metallo-hydrolase → MGASTDALLSGEAIARTAAELIAIPSLGGEEDEVLAVVTRWLTDHGVAVEQRDLPGRAVAIHPFHSAEVDRERIPVLVARVGPAELTRRLLVNVHVDVVPGAEQDGWTTGPFDPVIRDGLLYGRGSADTKGGLAAAMHVLAALALEPSSLTGEVVLTPVVGEEDGGAGTLASLIAGVRADGAIVVEPTDLAIAPASAGALCFAVTVEGRTAHGSVRHTGVSAIEKAWLVHRRILDLEAERAGRLHHPLYDTDVPFPICMGRIEGGDYRCDEAAWVRIEGRFGTAPDEPVARARAELEQAVAEIAATDPWLTDHVPEVEWIGAQWVGGDTPTDDDIVRAVRSAAPAAPVVGMPYGCDLGLLRQVGGIPGVVWGPGSADVAHAPDEHVAVADLERFANMLLEVVRTFTAPD, encoded by the coding sequence ATGGGCGCGAGCACCGACGCGCTGCTCAGCGGCGAGGCGATCGCACGGACCGCCGCCGAGCTGATCGCGATCCCGTCGCTGGGGGGTGAGGAGGACGAGGTCCTCGCCGTCGTCACCCGCTGGTTGACCGACCACGGCGTCGCCGTCGAGCAGCGCGACCTGCCCGGCCGTGCCGTCGCCATCCACCCGTTCCACTCCGCGGAGGTCGACCGCGAGCGGATCCCCGTCCTGGTCGCCCGTGTGGGGCCCGCCGAACTGACACGCCGGCTGCTGGTCAACGTCCACGTCGACGTGGTCCCCGGCGCCGAGCAGGACGGCTGGACCACCGGGCCGTTCGACCCGGTGATCCGGGACGGCCTGCTGTACGGCCGCGGATCGGCCGACACCAAGGGTGGGCTCGCGGCGGCGATGCACGTCCTCGCCGCCCTCGCCCTCGAGCCGTCCAGCCTGACGGGGGAGGTCGTGCTGACCCCGGTGGTGGGGGAGGAGGACGGCGGGGCGGGCACCCTCGCCAGCCTGATCGCGGGGGTGCGGGCCGACGGCGCCATCGTCGTGGAACCGACCGACCTGGCGATCGCCCCGGCCAGCGCTGGGGCGCTGTGCTTCGCCGTGACCGTCGAGGGGCGCACCGCCCACGGCAGCGTCCGCCACACCGGGGTCTCGGCGATCGAGAAGGCCTGGTTGGTCCACCGTCGCATCCTCGACCTGGAGGCCGAACGGGCCGGCCGGCTGCACCACCCGCTCTACGACACCGACGTCCCGTTCCCGATCTGCATGGGACGCATCGAGGGCGGCGACTACCGATGCGACGAGGCGGCCTGGGTGCGGATCGAGGGCCGGTTCGGCACCGCACCGGACGAGCCGGTCGCCCGTGCACGCGCCGAGCTCGAACAGGCCGTGGCCGAGATCGCGGCGACCGACCCGTGGTTGACCGATCACGTGCCGGAGGTCGAGTGGATCGGGGCCCAGTGGGTCGGCGGGGACACGCCGACCGATGACGACATCGTGCGTGCGGTGCGATCGGCAGCCCCGGCCGCACCGGTCGTCGGGATGCCCTACGGCTGCGACCTCGGGCTGCTGCGGCAGGTCGGTGGTATCCCCGGCGTGGTCTGGGGGCCCGGCAGCGCCGACGTCGCCCACGCCCCCGACGAGCACGTTGCCGTGGCCGACCTCGAACGCTTCGCGAACATGCTGCTGGAGGTGGTTCGCACCTTCACGGCGCCGGACTGA